A window of Malania oleifera isolate guangnan ecotype guangnan chromosome 5, ASM2987363v1, whole genome shotgun sequence contains these coding sequences:
- the LOC131156390 gene encoding membrane protein of ER body-like protein isoform X14: MRPHVPVEAARADPSRWCIKLFSGNRSSNGYFAIKYESIEHSISGTSSQDGNMDVPINDFETQRHPSRTITKQEEIVSEKILPGFKVVSSKKSEEAIHLTPSNNVTTKQAHVNLIKGSEGEVIEVDLERWLEDPEAYDFYCPNCNCCVKKVILRKRERERTSAQRDEPVDVFRCTSCFSFLIVAGHQLASFFVPDKEGTIDHGYRNWLRLDVQESDSAAHPSHAANESTNDGVVINAPTEPQESQEDTVTSPVLEPKEPNEGIINVRWNSANAKKTNDTGNWFISLFIPNKKEVTFDPGYDCQLDVQVTDSSSHISHITDELESGKQGGRESTEVIVNVGGKLDDAMKRNDIDENDMQRDLDYGGPKNEIEEKRDIYLQQNIEGPEKPTVQRIKHVSSCPEVAIPQRKGAKGWEILKSIVYGGLIESIASLGIVTSAAGADADTVNILALGLANLIGGLFIIGHNLMELKNDRSQETSTQTSGQVDRYKELLGQRENFLLHATFVVLSFLIFGMVPVVTYAFSFWESDIKYLKLAAAMAVSLFCIIVLSIGKAHIQRPPKFNVYIKTVLYYACNGVIVSGISYIVGDLVMKLMDKLGWFKSSEAVALSLPGTRSLKPSWGSY, translated from the exons GTAACAGATCCTCTAATGGATATTTTGCAATAAAATATGAAAGCATTGAGCATTCAATTTCTGGGACAAGTTCTCAAGATGGGAACATGGATGTCCCAATAAATGATTTTGAAACTCAAAGGCATCCTAGTAGAACAATTACTAAGCAAGAAGAAATTGTAAGCGAGAAAATCTTACCTGGTTTTAAAGTTGTGTCTTCTAAAAAGTCAGAAGAAGCCATTCATCTTACTCCTTCTAACAATGTGACAACAAAACAAGCGCATGTTAACTTAATAAAAGGAAGTGAAGGAGAAGTAATAGAAGTAGATCTTGAGAGGTGGTTAGAAGATCCAGAAGCATATGATTTTTACTGCCCTAATTGTAATTGTTGTGTAAAAAAAGTTATACTTCGTAAAAGAGAACGTGAACGTACGTCTGCACAGCGTGATGAGCCAGTCGATGTTTTCAGATGCACATCTTGCTTCAGTTTCCTCATTGTTGCAG GGCATCAGCTTGCATCTTTTTTTGTACCAGACAAGGAGGGGACAATTGATCACG GATACAGGAACTGGCTTCGGCTGGATGTACAAGAGAGTGATTCAGCTGCACATCCATCACATGCAGCTAATGAATCAACTAATGATGGAGTTGTAATTAATGCGCCTACTGAACCCCAAGAATCCCAAGAAGATACTGTAACTTCTCCAGTATTAGAACCCAAGGAACCTAATGAAGGGATAATCAATGTCAGATGGAACTCAGCTAATGCAAAGAAAACGAATGATACAG GAAATTGGTTCATATCTCTTTTTATACCTAACAAGAAGGAAGTTACATTTGATCCAG GATATGACTGCCAGCTGGATGTGCAAGTGACTGATTCATCTTCGCACATATCACATATAACAGATGAATTA GAATCTGGAAAACAAGGAGGCCGAGAAAGCACTGAAGTGATAGTCAATGTTGGAGGGAAATTAGATGATGCAATGAAAAGGAACGACATAG ATGAAAATGACATGCAACGGGACCTGGACTATGGAGGGCCTAAAAATGAAATTGAAGAGAAACGTGACATCTATCTTCAACAGAACATTGAAG GGCCAGAAAAACCAACAGTTCAACGGATTAAGCATGTCTCTTCCTGTCCCGAAGTAGCAATTCCACAAAGAAAAGGTGCTAAAGGATGGGAGATCTTAAAAAGCATTGTGTATGGTGGTCTAATTGAATCAATCGCGAGTTTAGGTATTGTGACATCTGCAGCAGGCGCTGATGCTGACACAG TGAACATTCTGGCCTTGGGACTAGCAAATCTGATAGGTGGACTTTTTATTATTGGTCATAAT CTCATGGAGCTGAAAAATGATCGCTCTCAAGAGACCTCTACTCAAACCAGCGGGCAAGTAGATCGCTATAAAGAGCTACTGGGgcagagagagaattttttactCCATGCGACGTTTGTTGTGTTATCTTTCCTCATTTTTGGCATGGTACCTGTTGTAACTTATGCCTTCTCATTTTGGGAGAGTGACATTAAGTACCTCAAGCTTGCAGCAGCAATGGCAGTTTCCCTTTTCTGCATTATTGTACTTTCCATCGGGAAGGCTCACATCCAGAGGCCACCCAAGTTCAATGTCTACATCAAGACTGTGCTGTACTATGCATGCAATGGGGTTATCGTCTCAGGCATTTCTTATATAGTGGGCGACCTAGTAATGAAACTCATGGACAAGCTAGGTTGGTTCAAGTCAAGTGAAGCTGTTGCTCTGTCCCTTCCTGGCACAAGATCACTGAAGCCATCCTGGGGCTCCTATTGA
- the LOC131156390 gene encoding membrane protein of ER body-like protein isoform X11, whose amino-acid sequence MAEVARWWKEDDEAAAAEAEGAALQERRPRRRKHAITATTITQTEEDPEEEHEERLVTNISSLIEDTGNRSSNGYFAIKYESIEHSISGTSSQDGNMDVPINDFETQRHPSRTITKQEEIVSEKILPGFKVVSSKKSEEAIHLTPSNNVTTKQAHVNLIKGSEGEVIEVDLERWLEDPEAYDFYCPNCNCCVKKVILRKRERERTSAQRDEPVDVFRCTSCFSFLIVAGHQLASFFVPDKEGTIDHAGYRNWLRLDVQESDSAAHPSHAANESTNDGVVINAPTEPQESQEDTVTSPVLEPKEPNEGIINVRWNSANAKKTNDTGNWFISLFIPNKKEVTFDPGYDCQLDVQVTDSSSHISHITDELESGKQGGRESTEVIVNVGGKLDDAMKRNDIDENDMQRDLDYGGPKNEIEEKRDIYLQQNIEDFKAGPEKPTVQRIKHVSSCPEVAIPQRKGAKGWEILKSIVYGGLIESIASLGIVTSAAGADADTVNILALGLANLIGGLFIIGHNLMELKNDRSQETSTQTSGQVDRYKELLGQRENFLLHATFVVLSFLIFGMVPVVTYAFSFWESDIKYLKLAAAMAVSLFCIIVLSIGKAHIQRPPKFNVYIKTVLYYACNGVIVSGISYIVGDLVMKLMDKLGWFKSSEAVALSLPGTRSLKPSWGSY is encoded by the exons GTAACAGATCCTCTAATGGATATTTTGCAATAAAATATGAAAGCATTGAGCATTCAATTTCTGGGACAAGTTCTCAAGATGGGAACATGGATGTCCCAATAAATGATTTTGAAACTCAAAGGCATCCTAGTAGAACAATTACTAAGCAAGAAGAAATTGTAAGCGAGAAAATCTTACCTGGTTTTAAAGTTGTGTCTTCTAAAAAGTCAGAAGAAGCCATTCATCTTACTCCTTCTAACAATGTGACAACAAAACAAGCGCATGTTAACTTAATAAAAGGAAGTGAAGGAGAAGTAATAGAAGTAGATCTTGAGAGGTGGTTAGAAGATCCAGAAGCATATGATTTTTACTGCCCTAATTGTAATTGTTGTGTAAAAAAAGTTATACTTCGTAAAAGAGAACGTGAACGTACGTCTGCACAGCGTGATGAGCCAGTCGATGTTTTCAGATGCACATCTTGCTTCAGTTTCCTCATTGTTGCAG GGCATCAGCTTGCATCTTTTTTTGTACCAGACAAGGAGGGGACAATTGATCACG CAGGATACAGGAACTGGCTTCGGCTGGATGTACAAGAGAGTGATTCAGCTGCACATCCATCACATGCAGCTAATGAATCAACTAATGATGGAGTTGTAATTAATGCGCCTACTGAACCCCAAGAATCCCAAGAAGATACTGTAACTTCTCCAGTATTAGAACCCAAGGAACCTAATGAAGGGATAATCAATGTCAGATGGAACTCAGCTAATGCAAAGAAAACGAATGATACAG GAAATTGGTTCATATCTCTTTTTATACCTAACAAGAAGGAAGTTACATTTGATCCAG GATATGACTGCCAGCTGGATGTGCAAGTGACTGATTCATCTTCGCACATATCACATATAACAGATGAATTA GAATCTGGAAAACAAGGAGGCCGAGAAAGCACTGAAGTGATAGTCAATGTTGGAGGGAAATTAGATGATGCAATGAAAAGGAACGACATAG ATGAAAATGACATGCAACGGGACCTGGACTATGGAGGGCCTAAAAATGAAATTGAAGAGAAACGTGACATCTATCTTCAACAGAACATTGAAG ATTTTAAAGCAGGGCCAGAAAAACCAACAGTTCAACGGATTAAGCATGTCTCTTCCTGTCCCGAAGTAGCAATTCCACAAAGAAAAGGTGCTAAAGGATGGGAGATCTTAAAAAGCATTGTGTATGGTGGTCTAATTGAATCAATCGCGAGTTTAGGTATTGTGACATCTGCAGCAGGCGCTGATGCTGACACAG TGAACATTCTGGCCTTGGGACTAGCAAATCTGATAGGTGGACTTTTTATTATTGGTCATAAT CTCATGGAGCTGAAAAATGATCGCTCTCAAGAGACCTCTACTCAAACCAGCGGGCAAGTAGATCGCTATAAAGAGCTACTGGGgcagagagagaattttttactCCATGCGACGTTTGTTGTGTTATCTTTCCTCATTTTTGGCATGGTACCTGTTGTAACTTATGCCTTCTCATTTTGGGAGAGTGACATTAAGTACCTCAAGCTTGCAGCAGCAATGGCAGTTTCCCTTTTCTGCATTATTGTACTTTCCATCGGGAAGGCTCACATCCAGAGGCCACCCAAGTTCAATGTCTACATCAAGACTGTGCTGTACTATGCATGCAATGGGGTTATCGTCTCAGGCATTTCTTATATAGTGGGCGACCTAGTAATGAAACTCATGGACAAGCTAGGTTGGTTCAAGTCAAGTGAAGCTGTTGCTCTGTCCCTTCCTGGCACAAGATCACTGAAGCCATCCTGGGGCTCCTATTGA
- the LOC131156390 gene encoding membrane protein of ER body-like protein isoform X15: MAEVARWWKEDDEAAAAEAEGAALQERRPRRRKHAITATTITQTEEDPEEEHEERLVTNISSLIEDTGNRSSNGYFAIKYESIEHSISGTSSQDGNMDVPINDFETQRHPSRTITKQEEIVSEKILPGFKVVSSKKSEEAIHLTPSNNVTTKQAHVNLIKGSEGEVIEVDLERWLEDPEAYDFYCPNCNCCVKKVILRKRERERTSAQRDEPVDVFRCTSCFSFLIVAGHQLASFFVPDKEGTIDHGYRNWLRLDVQESDSAAHPSHAANESTNDGVVINAPTEPQESQEDTVTSPVLEPKEPNEGIINVRWNSANAKKTNDTGNWFISLFIPNKKEVTFDPGYDCQLDVQVTDSSSHISHITDELESGKQGGRESTEVIVNVGGKLDDAMKRNDIDENDMQRDLDYGGPKNEIEEKRDIYLQQNIEGPEKPTVQRIKHVSSCPEVAIPQRKGAKGWEILKSIVYGGLIESIASLGIVTSAAGADADTVNILALGLANLIGGLFIIGHNLMELKNDRSQETSTQTSGQVDRYKELLGQRENFLLHATFVVLSFLIFGMVPVVTYAFSFWESDIKYLKLAAAMAVSLFCIIVLSIGKAHIQRPPKFNVYIKTVLYYACNGVIVSGISYIVGDLVMKLMDKLGWFKSSEAVALSLPGTRSLKPSWGSY, translated from the exons GTAACAGATCCTCTAATGGATATTTTGCAATAAAATATGAAAGCATTGAGCATTCAATTTCTGGGACAAGTTCTCAAGATGGGAACATGGATGTCCCAATAAATGATTTTGAAACTCAAAGGCATCCTAGTAGAACAATTACTAAGCAAGAAGAAATTGTAAGCGAGAAAATCTTACCTGGTTTTAAAGTTGTGTCTTCTAAAAAGTCAGAAGAAGCCATTCATCTTACTCCTTCTAACAATGTGACAACAAAACAAGCGCATGTTAACTTAATAAAAGGAAGTGAAGGAGAAGTAATAGAAGTAGATCTTGAGAGGTGGTTAGAAGATCCAGAAGCATATGATTTTTACTGCCCTAATTGTAATTGTTGTGTAAAAAAAGTTATACTTCGTAAAAGAGAACGTGAACGTACGTCTGCACAGCGTGATGAGCCAGTCGATGTTTTCAGATGCACATCTTGCTTCAGTTTCCTCATTGTTGCAG GGCATCAGCTTGCATCTTTTTTTGTACCAGACAAGGAGGGGACAATTGATCACG GATACAGGAACTGGCTTCGGCTGGATGTACAAGAGAGTGATTCAGCTGCACATCCATCACATGCAGCTAATGAATCAACTAATGATGGAGTTGTAATTAATGCGCCTACTGAACCCCAAGAATCCCAAGAAGATACTGTAACTTCTCCAGTATTAGAACCCAAGGAACCTAATGAAGGGATAATCAATGTCAGATGGAACTCAGCTAATGCAAAGAAAACGAATGATACAG GAAATTGGTTCATATCTCTTTTTATACCTAACAAGAAGGAAGTTACATTTGATCCAG GATATGACTGCCAGCTGGATGTGCAAGTGACTGATTCATCTTCGCACATATCACATATAACAGATGAATTA GAATCTGGAAAACAAGGAGGCCGAGAAAGCACTGAAGTGATAGTCAATGTTGGAGGGAAATTAGATGATGCAATGAAAAGGAACGACATAG ATGAAAATGACATGCAACGGGACCTGGACTATGGAGGGCCTAAAAATGAAATTGAAGAGAAACGTGACATCTATCTTCAACAGAACATTGAAG GGCCAGAAAAACCAACAGTTCAACGGATTAAGCATGTCTCTTCCTGTCCCGAAGTAGCAATTCCACAAAGAAAAGGTGCTAAAGGATGGGAGATCTTAAAAAGCATTGTGTATGGTGGTCTAATTGAATCAATCGCGAGTTTAGGTATTGTGACATCTGCAGCAGGCGCTGATGCTGACACAG TGAACATTCTGGCCTTGGGACTAGCAAATCTGATAGGTGGACTTTTTATTATTGGTCATAAT CTCATGGAGCTGAAAAATGATCGCTCTCAAGAGACCTCTACTCAAACCAGCGGGCAAGTAGATCGCTATAAAGAGCTACTGGGgcagagagagaattttttactCCATGCGACGTTTGTTGTGTTATCTTTCCTCATTTTTGGCATGGTACCTGTTGTAACTTATGCCTTCTCATTTTGGGAGAGTGACATTAAGTACCTCAAGCTTGCAGCAGCAATGGCAGTTTCCCTTTTCTGCATTATTGTACTTTCCATCGGGAAGGCTCACATCCAGAGGCCACCCAAGTTCAATGTCTACATCAAGACTGTGCTGTACTATGCATGCAATGGGGTTATCGTCTCAGGCATTTCTTATATAGTGGGCGACCTAGTAATGAAACTCATGGACAAGCTAGGTTGGTTCAAGTCAAGTGAAGCTGTTGCTCTGTCCCTTCCTGGCACAAGATCACTGAAGCCATCCTGGGGCTCCTATTGA
- the LOC131156390 gene encoding membrane protein of ER body-like protein isoform X13, protein MRPHVPVEAARADPSRWCIKLFSGNRSSNGYFAIKYESIEHSISGTSSQDGNMDVPINDFETQRHPSRTITKQEEIVSEKILPGFKVVSSKKSEEAIHLTPSNNVTTKQAHVNLIKGSEGEVIEVDLERWLEDPEAYDFYCPNCNCCVKKVILRKRERERTSAQRDEPVDVFRCTSCFSFLIVAGHQLASFFVPDKEGTIDHAGYRNWLRLDVQESDSAAHPSHAANESTNDGVVINAPTEPQESQEDTVTSPVLEPKEPNEGIINVRWNSANAKKTNDTGNWFISLFIPNKKEVTFDPGYDCQLDVQVTDSSSHISHITDELESGKQGGRESTEVIVNVGGKLDDAMKRNDIDENDMQRDLDYGGPKNEIEEKRDIYLQQNIEDFKAGPEKPTVQRIKHVSSCPEVAIPQRKGAKGWEILKSIVYGGLIESIASLGIVTSAAGADADTVNILALGLANLIGGLFIIGHNLMELKNDRSQETSTQTSGQVDRYKELLGQRENFLLHATFVVLSFLIFGMVPVVTYAFSFWESDIKYLKLAAAMAVSLFCIIVLSIGKAHIQRPPKFNVYIKTVLYYACNGVIVSGISYIVGDLVMKLMDKLGWFKSSEAVALSLPGTRSLKPSWGSY, encoded by the exons GTAACAGATCCTCTAATGGATATTTTGCAATAAAATATGAAAGCATTGAGCATTCAATTTCTGGGACAAGTTCTCAAGATGGGAACATGGATGTCCCAATAAATGATTTTGAAACTCAAAGGCATCCTAGTAGAACAATTACTAAGCAAGAAGAAATTGTAAGCGAGAAAATCTTACCTGGTTTTAAAGTTGTGTCTTCTAAAAAGTCAGAAGAAGCCATTCATCTTACTCCTTCTAACAATGTGACAACAAAACAAGCGCATGTTAACTTAATAAAAGGAAGTGAAGGAGAAGTAATAGAAGTAGATCTTGAGAGGTGGTTAGAAGATCCAGAAGCATATGATTTTTACTGCCCTAATTGTAATTGTTGTGTAAAAAAAGTTATACTTCGTAAAAGAGAACGTGAACGTACGTCTGCACAGCGTGATGAGCCAGTCGATGTTTTCAGATGCACATCTTGCTTCAGTTTCCTCATTGTTGCAG GGCATCAGCTTGCATCTTTTTTTGTACCAGACAAGGAGGGGACAATTGATCACG CAGGATACAGGAACTGGCTTCGGCTGGATGTACAAGAGAGTGATTCAGCTGCACATCCATCACATGCAGCTAATGAATCAACTAATGATGGAGTTGTAATTAATGCGCCTACTGAACCCCAAGAATCCCAAGAAGATACTGTAACTTCTCCAGTATTAGAACCCAAGGAACCTAATGAAGGGATAATCAATGTCAGATGGAACTCAGCTAATGCAAAGAAAACGAATGATACAG GAAATTGGTTCATATCTCTTTTTATACCTAACAAGAAGGAAGTTACATTTGATCCAG GATATGACTGCCAGCTGGATGTGCAAGTGACTGATTCATCTTCGCACATATCACATATAACAGATGAATTA GAATCTGGAAAACAAGGAGGCCGAGAAAGCACTGAAGTGATAGTCAATGTTGGAGGGAAATTAGATGATGCAATGAAAAGGAACGACATAG ATGAAAATGACATGCAACGGGACCTGGACTATGGAGGGCCTAAAAATGAAATTGAAGAGAAACGTGACATCTATCTTCAACAGAACATTGAAG ATTTTAAAGCAGGGCCAGAAAAACCAACAGTTCAACGGATTAAGCATGTCTCTTCCTGTCCCGAAGTAGCAATTCCACAAAGAAAAGGTGCTAAAGGATGGGAGATCTTAAAAAGCATTGTGTATGGTGGTCTAATTGAATCAATCGCGAGTTTAGGTATTGTGACATCTGCAGCAGGCGCTGATGCTGACACAG TGAACATTCTGGCCTTGGGACTAGCAAATCTGATAGGTGGACTTTTTATTATTGGTCATAAT CTCATGGAGCTGAAAAATGATCGCTCTCAAGAGACCTCTACTCAAACCAGCGGGCAAGTAGATCGCTATAAAGAGCTACTGGGgcagagagagaattttttactCCATGCGACGTTTGTTGTGTTATCTTTCCTCATTTTTGGCATGGTACCTGTTGTAACTTATGCCTTCTCATTTTGGGAGAGTGACATTAAGTACCTCAAGCTTGCAGCAGCAATGGCAGTTTCCCTTTTCTGCATTATTGTACTTTCCATCGGGAAGGCTCACATCCAGAGGCCACCCAAGTTCAATGTCTACATCAAGACTGTGCTGTACTATGCATGCAATGGGGTTATCGTCTCAGGCATTTCTTATATAGTGGGCGACCTAGTAATGAAACTCATGGACAAGCTAGGTTGGTTCAAGTCAAGTGAAGCTGTTGCTCTGTCCCTTCCTGGCACAAGATCACTGAAGCCATCCTGGGGCTCCTATTGA
- the LOC131155620 gene encoding cold-regulated 413 plasma membrane protein 1-like, which produces MGKKGSSYMAARELIGGDLRELILAAKKLANHAVMLGSLGFGTSFLEWLASFAAIYLLVLDKTNWRTNILTSLLVPYIFLSLPSLLFSICRGEIGKWIAFITVVLRLFFPRRFPEWLEMPGSLILLIVVAPSLFASTLRSSWVGVGICLGIGCYLLQEHIRASGGFRNSFTKSNGISNTLGIILLLVYPAWALLLEVL; this is translated from the exons ATGGGGAAGAAGGGATCCTCATACATGGCAGCAAGGGAATTGATAGGGGGTGACCTCAGAGAGCTCATACTCGCTGCTAAAAAGCTTGCCAATCATGCTGTTATGCTGGGGAGCCTTGGCTTTGGCACTTCTTTCCTTGAATGGCTCGCTTCTTTTGCTGCAAT CTACTTACTGGTGTTGGATAAAACAAACTGGAGGACAAATATTCTCACCTCCCTTTTAGTCCCCTACATCTTCCTCAGTCTTCCTTCATTGTTGTTCAGCATATGCAG GGGAGAGATTGGCAAATGGATTGCTTTCATCACCGTGGTACTACGTCTCTTCTTCCCCCGGCGCTTCCCTG AGTGGCTGGAAATGCCGGGATCTTTGATTCTTCTGATAGTGGTGGCTCCGAGCCTGTTCGCATCCACCTTAAGGAGCAGCTGGGTGGGCGTAGGGATATGCCTGGGCATAGGGTGTTACTTGCTGCAAGAACACATCCGGGCATCCGGTGGGTTCAGAAACTCTTTCACCAAGAGCAACGGCATTTCCAACACCCTCGGCATTATCCTCCTCCTAGTCTATCCCGCCTGGGCTCTCCTTCTTGAAGTCCTATAA